The Hyla sarda isolate aHylSar1 unplaced genomic scaffold, aHylSar1.hap1 scaffold_1636, whole genome shotgun sequence genome includes the window GCCTCGGTGCTGTAATCTCCCAGGAAGTAAACGGGGAGGAGCATCCCTTTTTGTCTTTCTCGCTAACATATCCCGGCcgagaccaggtatagtatagtggagagagagtgcctggccatGAAGTGGGCACTCGAGTCTCTCCGCTATTATTTGTTGGGGAGAAAGTTTTGTCTCGTGACGGATCATTCCCCTCTCAAGTTTACGGTTGAACACGGGGGGGTATGTGAGAAGGTTAAGGGTATGGTGGCCGATGGgctatatgtgtcaccaaggctcctggctttggtgaagtaagagccggtattattcagtgtctgtgctgcgatgcagtctgACACTAAGACTGTAGTATGGCtcgaaggccaatccgggacagctcttactgggaatgaccaagtgcagagtgggggtcattccccacaatccaggccgctttTGTTGGCTTTAAAGGCagcctgtttcaccagctgaggggaatTTGCTATTTGCAGCTCACTGTGCAAGTGAAAGCTGTGTGGAGTTCTGCCTCTGGTTGCTCGaagagtggaagctgctgaaCAGCCTAGCTGGAGGACTGGAAAAGTCTTGCTTAGTGCCGCACGGCACAAACTCAGGTGTGCACAAACACCAAGGAAATACAGGACtttgttatgttttcctttgttctgagtTTAAAGACTGTTTTGCTGTGTgcacaagtgtgaataaaacactggactTAAAATCACTGTCTCCTTACCtcaatactgcaaccgcacctatctgcaagagcgagtcatcacaatacATTAGAGGGTCTGCACAGCTGATATTGGCTGTACGGGATATTTAACAGCCATTTCTTGAAATGAGCACTATGGAAGTCCAAATAGCTATTCACatccactttttttaaaaaaaaacatggatgtAAGGAATGGATGACTATAGTGAGTGATAGAGACGTCTATAAAATTGATACTCTTGTTACTGTGTTCGAGGATAAAGCTAAAGCCCCAGTTATTAATGTGACAGTTGTGACAAAAGATCAGAGATGATCTCAATGGGCCCcttccaaataaaaaacaaatcgtCGATATAACGACGATAGGTGACCATATATTGCATGAGAAGAGGATTATGCCAGATATATTCTGATTCGAATGCACCCATAAAGATATTTGTGTAAGCTGGTGCAATTTTTGCGCCCATCGCGGTCCCGAGCTGTGGTGATATATTGATCCATTAATACAGACAGTAATTGTTATGGAGAATGTATGACAAAGCTTCTAGAATGAAATCTTCATGGGGTTTAGTGATTTGTCATGATTGATGTTGGTTTAGAGCACGGAGACATCACAGGGGATTAAGCTGTAGGGATTCCCAACTAAGGGGAGTAAGATTTCAATCTCTGAGGAAGCTCAGCAGACAGATAAATTACTAAGAGTAAAATTGGTGCATGAAATAGGTCGGCCCGGGGGACTGGTGATGGGCTTATTTATTTTCGGAAGATGATAAAAATACAGTTGGTGGACATGATAAATCTTGGTTCTTCTTTATTGAGATTACCTTATATCCTGTATTCTCTTAAAGGGGTCGGTGGTGATACATTCATAGTAAGCAGAGTCAGATAACGGGCCTCATTTACTAtgagtgtcgggtttttattagtgggaaatgtagtttcagacttgtaggattccacactatttactatagggatcacagattgggaacattttctgaccagcccTTTCTAGGTGGacatttctgtgaattcaatagtaaataggtcgggttgtgaaaccatgcccATTTTGgggatggccacgccccctttgtgacagaccacacccactttttggcttttcacagtgcaatgagGGGTTAGTTGGACTTCCCTGGTGCAGACATGTCTCGGACACTGCACCATCCAAACCCGACAAAAACTAATGGGTTTTAACTCGTATTATGATCAATATCATATTGAGTCATTTACTAATAATCCATATGGGCCACCCTCTTTGTCTGCCGTACGAAGCACAATATCCGTATTGGACTGGAGATCTTCCAGAGTCTTTCATTCTTAGAGAGATGAACTTATTCTTGGTAgtggaaatatttttattaaattcctCTGCAACCAATTGTTGGAATACTTTGATATTGGGACCTTGAGACTGAACGGGATAAAACTTAGATGGTGGCTTTAAGGGTTGATGTTTTGTATCATTCTGATCAGTGATTGACCATGATGTCGGGTACAGACACCTGACCTGGTGTAATAAGTTATTTTCACTTTTGGATTTGGAAGTGACGCTGTAAAGTTCCTCACAAATCTTTGGACATCTAGATAGAGTTGGAAGTATCAGTATTCTGTTTTGGACAGAATAAAAAGCCTTTTTTAGAAGGTTAGATTCAGCAGGAGTTGGTTTCGATATTTTATAGATATAAACTGGTTCATCATTCATAGATATATTTTTGTTGTTGCTGTTGagcatttttccttttttggctACCACGGGTGCTTCTTTTTCCTGCTTTACACACTCTGGAAGGAATATTTTGGGGATCCTGCAAGGTTTGGTTGGGCTcagctctaaaaaaaaatattgcgcaCTGTTAGAGTTGAGTGCTATGGAATGAATAGAAATCACCGAAAAAAcactaatacttaacttttaattataaTGCATTAAAAATTGGGGAATACATCCCAACGCCATCAAACAACAaatcaaaaatatatacacttACTATGAAGTATCAATGTAGACCCAATAGGAGTCCCGTCAGTTCATAGAAAAAAGATAGTAAGACAATTCATAATACAAATCCCTCTCAACATCCACAATCGATCAGCACTGGAATTATATACCACAGCTCCGACGATAAAGGA containing:
- the LOC130311454 gene encoding uncharacterized protein LOC130311454 produces the protein MTASGQARSDYRSQMPRVYSAVSGITELSPTKPCRIPKIFLPECVKQEKEAPVVAKKGKMLNSNNKNISMNDEPVYIYKISKPTPAESNLLKKAFYSVQNRILILPTLSRCPKICEELYSVTSKSKSENNLLHQVRCLYPTSWSITDQNDTKHQPLKPPSKFYPVQSQGPNIKVFQQLVAEEFNKNISTTKNKFISLRMKDSGRSPVQYGYCASYGRQRGWPIWIISK